In Chlorogloeopsis sp. ULAP01, the following are encoded in one genomic region:
- a CDS encoding DNA phosphorothioation-associated putative methyltransferase yields the protein MAESYIEIERHRAAIVRTDLSRPVRLAIEWAILNKDTTFFDYGCGYGGDVERVANLGYRSAGWDPYYYPDRDRIVSDVVNLGYILNVIEDPKERCQALLAAWQLTRKVLIVAAQVLINAPSRNLIPYGDGVVTRHNTFQKYYQQEELKKYIDETLNVDAVPVALGVYFVFRDEAEKEAYKAIRFFSKTSTPRIRIPVKRFEDYQDVLQPLMAFYTKRGRLPMKGELANEQELLKEFGSFRRAFSVVLQVTDETEWDAIAYRRSLDIQVYLALTHFEVRPAWQKLAPEMRYDIKAFFGSYEEACQVADTKLFSLGKPNIVKAACNKSKIGKHTRGALYVHVSALSELEPLLRIYEGCASRTIGRVDGATIIKFYTDEPQISYLFYPDFDTEPHPALKASITIDLKTLSITHRDYENRANPPILHRKETFVTPDYSLYKEFAQLTQKEQELGLLKQKSDIGTREGWAKYLKEHGVEIKGHQVYRI from the coding sequence ATGGCTGAGAGCTATATAGAAATTGAGCGCCACAGAGCCGCAATTGTTCGCACTGATTTATCCCGGCCAGTGCGATTGGCTATAGAATGGGCAATTTTAAATAAAGATACCACGTTTTTTGACTACGGCTGTGGTTACGGCGGTGATGTAGAGCGAGTAGCGAATTTAGGTTATAGGAGTGCAGGCTGGGATCCTTACTACTATCCCGATCGCGATCGCATTGTTAGTGATGTGGTTAACTTGGGGTACATTCTCAACGTGATTGAAGATCCTAAAGAGCGCTGTCAAGCTCTACTGGCAGCTTGGCAACTGACGCGCAAAGTTTTAATTGTCGCTGCTCAAGTGCTGATTAATGCTCCTAGCCGCAATCTTATACCTTATGGTGATGGTGTTGTGACTCGCCACAATACTTTTCAGAAATATTACCAACAAGAAGAACTCAAAAAATACATTGATGAAACACTAAACGTAGACGCTGTACCTGTAGCGCTGGGGGTATACTTTGTCTTTCGAGATGAAGCTGAGAAAGAAGCTTATAAGGCGATACGCTTTTTCTCGAAAACTTCGACGCCACGAATCCGCATTCCTGTAAAGCGGTTTGAAGACTACCAAGATGTACTGCAACCATTGATGGCTTTTTATACAAAACGTGGTAGATTACCCATGAAAGGTGAATTGGCAAACGAACAAGAATTATTGAAAGAATTTGGTAGTTTCCGACGTGCCTTTAGTGTAGTTTTGCAAGTAACTGACGAAACAGAATGGGATGCGATCGCCTACCGTCGTTCTCTTGACATTCAAGTATATCTCGCTCTCACCCATTTTGAAGTTCGTCCTGCTTGGCAAAAATTAGCACCAGAAATGCGTTACGACATCAAAGCTTTTTTTGGTAGTTACGAAGAAGCTTGCCAAGTCGCTGACACCAAGCTGTTTAGCTTAGGCAAACCAAATATAGTCAAAGCTGCTTGCAACAAAAGCAAAATTGGCAAACATACACGTGGCGCTTTATACGTTCATGTTTCTGCACTATCTGAACTCGAACCCTTACTAAGAATTTATGAAGGCTGCGCTAGCCGTACTATCGGGCGAGTTGATGGAGCGACAATTATAAAATTTTATACAGATGAACCGCAAATATCTTACCTGTTTTACCCAGATTTTGATACTGAACCCCATCCGGCATTAAAAGCAAGTATTACTATTGACTTAAAGACTCTAAGTATAACCCATAGAGATTATGAAAATAGAGCAAATCCGCCCATCTTGCATCGTAAAGAAACATTTGTGACTCCTGATTATTCTCTCTACAAAGAATTTGCTCAACTTACCCAAAAAGAACAGGAACTAGGATTATTGAAGCAAAAAAGCGATATTGGCACTCGCGAAGGTTGGGCAAAATACCTCAAAGAACACGGGGTAGAAATTAAAGGGCATCAAGTTTATCGAATTTGA
- a CDS encoding AmpG family muropeptide MFS transporter, protein MAALLLLGFASGLPLLLIGNTLKAWMTVEKVDLAAIGWFSLASLPYSLKFLWSPFLDRFTLPFLGRRRGWLLITQIALIIAIAFMAFQQPKQALQLLAINAIVIAFLSATQDIASDAYRTDVLTELEMGAGAAVFILGYRIALLVAGALALILADRIPWSTVYLLMAGVMIIGIVGSLFAPEPKEITPPTSLAEAVILPFGEFFQRRGIISGLLVLLFITLYKLGDALLSNMATPFLLTIGFTKTDIGAIQVGMGLIATIVGALAGGAILSKIGINRSLWVFGALQALSNIAYFVLAQPQFAKNYQLLVLTINIENFCGGLGTAAFVAFLMSLCNQRFSATQYALLSSLMAVSRDILAAPAGSIAQSTGWPLFFLITIVAAVPGLLLLPIFAPWNPKPVAIKRPGLDDEEDDIWGRN, encoded by the coding sequence ATGGCGGCTTTGTTATTACTAGGTTTTGCATCAGGTTTACCTTTATTGTTAATCGGTAATACCCTTAAGGCTTGGATGACCGTAGAAAAAGTTGATTTGGCGGCTATTGGCTGGTTTAGCCTTGCTAGTTTACCTTATTCATTGAAGTTTCTGTGGTCACCATTTCTTGATCGGTTTACTCTCCCATTTTTAGGGCGGCGACGGGGTTGGTTGCTCATCACGCAGATTGCCTTGATTATAGCGATCGCCTTCATGGCTTTCCAACAACCTAAACAAGCCTTACAGCTTTTAGCCATCAACGCCATAGTCATTGCTTTTTTGAGTGCAACTCAAGATATCGCCTCTGATGCTTATCGCACAGATGTTTTGACGGAATTAGAAATGGGGGCGGGTGCAGCAGTTTTTATTCTTGGTTATCGAATAGCTTTATTAGTAGCAGGTGCTTTGGCGCTAATACTTGCCGATCGCATACCTTGGTCTACAGTGTACTTATTGATGGCAGGTGTGATGATAATTGGTATTGTTGGTAGCCTATTTGCACCAGAACCAAAAGAAATTACTCCTCCCACTTCTTTAGCCGAAGCTGTAATCTTACCCTTTGGGGAATTTTTCCAGCGCAGAGGTATCATCTCAGGCTTATTGGTTCTATTGTTTATCACCCTTTATAAACTAGGTGATGCCTTACTGAGCAATATGGCTACTCCCTTCTTACTAACTATCGGTTTTACCAAAACTGATATCGGGGCAATACAGGTAGGAATGGGATTAATTGCTACTATTGTAGGCGCTCTGGCAGGTGGTGCCATTTTGAGTAAAATTGGTATCAATCGCTCACTTTGGGTTTTTGGTGCGCTGCAAGCCTTGAGTAACATTGCTTACTTTGTACTAGCCCAACCTCAATTCGCTAAAAACTATCAATTACTGGTGCTTACCATTAACATCGAAAACTTTTGTGGTGGTTTAGGAACAGCTGCGTTTGTGGCATTTTTGATGAGTTTGTGCAACCAACGTTTTTCTGCAACTCAGTATGCATTGCTCTCTAGCTTGATGGCTGTCAGCCGCGACATCCTCGCTGCTCCAGCCGGATCGATTGCCCAAAGCACGGGTTGGCCTTTGTTTTTCCTAATCACTATCGTCGCTGCGGTGCCGGGGTTACTGCTTTTGCCTATCTTTGCCCCCTGGAACCCTAAACCAGTAGCAATTAAGAGACCAGGACTTGACGATGAGGAAGATGATATATGGGGCAGAAACTAA
- a CDS encoding ABC transporter permease: MGQKLIIVVATTILLFTGLLLGYVLSQLVLGYLALNLLTFLGTFSLILIFGTLYYVLFWELRRQQSRSSQRVTKITANQRIVDSRLRNKLIAKLDGDATMAERLIEQAKLDNPGMPESWYWERVIADVERELGDRK, translated from the coding sequence ATGGGGCAGAAACTAATTATTGTTGTTGCTACAACTATTCTATTATTCACTGGACTCTTGCTTGGCTATGTTCTTTCCCAATTAGTTTTGGGATATCTGGCACTTAACCTCTTAACTTTCTTGGGAACATTTAGCCTAATTTTAATTTTTGGTACGCTTTATTACGTTTTATTTTGGGAATTACGCAGACAACAATCTCGCTCATCACAGCGAGTAACTAAAATTACTGCGAATCAACGGATAGTTGATAGTCGTCTGAGAAACAAACTAATTGCGAAGTTAGATGGTGATGCTACTATGGCAGAACGTTTAATAGAGCAGGCAAAGCTGGATAATCCTGGTATGCCAGAAAGTTGGTACTGGGAAAGAGTGATTGCTGATGTAGAACGTGAGTTAGGCGATCGCAAATAA
- a CDS encoding GNAT family N-acetyltransferase, with the protein MSVNTTLAEELLPGYSIKRGSIIDRAMLIRFMHLTYQDMFPTQDFSHLAQTVKQYFSDNTPLWWVEEEGGQGEEDTETPRRGDAEKFSPFHSSTSPVGCLWMGNAIDQVSGDRHAHIFLIYVVPEYRRRGIGTALMQYAEAWAKKRGDRQIGLQVFPSNQAALNLYNQLGYQTQSFWMLKPLYPKI; encoded by the coding sequence GTGAGCGTAAATACTACTTTGGCTGAGGAACTACTACCGGGGTACAGCATTAAGCGTGGTTCTATTATTGATCGGGCAATGCTAATCAGGTTTATGCACCTGACTTACCAGGATATGTTTCCTACTCAGGATTTTTCCCATCTGGCGCAAACGGTTAAACAATATTTCTCTGACAACACCCCATTGTGGTGGGTAGAGGAAGAGGGGGGGCAAGGGGAAGAAGACACGGAGACGCCCAGACGCGGGGATGCGGAGAAATTTTCACCTTTCCACTCCTCCACTTCTCCTGTTGGTTGCTTGTGGATGGGAAATGCCATTGATCAAGTGAGTGGCGATCGCCACGCTCATATCTTTTTAATTTATGTTGTACCAGAGTATCGGCGACGAGGTATCGGCACAGCTTTGATGCAGTATGCAGAAGCATGGGCAAAAAAAAGAGGCGATCGCCAAATTGGCTTACAAGTTTTTCCATCCAATCAAGCTGCCTTAAATCTTTATAATCAGTTGGGTTATCAAACCCAATCTTTTTGGATGTTAAAACCTCTGTATCCAAAAATATAG
- a CDS encoding HEAT repeat domain-containing protein, with product MYDEDDLSLLDAEAELESPLDQMEPLTAESEVPKPDPEEMLPLLEHSQPQQRMLAARAFCDIEDERAIPHLIRLLTDTCPLVRVSAAYGLGRNPSPDAVEPLIAQLERDWNGYVRKGVVWALGNCRDRRCLAPLADALRTDIPAVRLWAASSLAQMAEVGYEVVVKAIPPLIEALVQDPIAAVRSNSAWAIGQLCRELPSNVVYATAVDALIQAFAEDQDLGVREDAKTAILGVGDPRGLQLIETLEQEGWF from the coding sequence ATGTACGACGAAGATGACCTGAGCCTACTCGATGCTGAAGCGGAGCTAGAAAGCCCTTTAGATCAAATGGAGCCACTGACCGCAGAGTCAGAAGTGCCAAAACCCGATCCAGAGGAAATGCTACCGCTCTTAGAGCATTCTCAGCCACAGCAGAGGATGCTAGCAGCGCGTGCTTTCTGCGACATAGAAGATGAACGTGCTATTCCCCATCTGATTCGCCTCTTAACTGATACTTGTCCCTTAGTGCGGGTAAGTGCAGCTTATGGACTCGGACGTAATCCCAGCCCAGATGCAGTTGAACCATTGATTGCCCAATTGGAACGAGACTGGAATGGATATGTGCGCAAAGGAGTTGTTTGGGCATTGGGTAACTGCCGTGATCGCCGTTGTTTAGCACCTCTAGCAGATGCTTTGAGAACCGACATTCCGGCAGTACGCTTGTGGGCTGCTAGTTCCTTGGCACAAATGGCAGAAGTGGGTTATGAAGTTGTTGTCAAAGCAATACCACCGTTAATTGAAGCCTTGGTGCAAGATCCGATCGCAGCAGTTCGGAGTAATAGTGCTTGGGCGATCGGACAATTATGTCGCGAACTACCTTCTAACGTTGTCTATGCGACTGCCGTTGATGCTTTGATTCAAGCCTTTGCCGAAGATCAAGATTTGGGCGTGCGAGAAGATGCTAAAACAGCAATTCTAGGAGTAGGCGATCCGCGTGGATTGCAGTTGATTGAGACTTTGGAACAGGAAGGGTGGTTTTGA
- a CDS encoding glycoside hydrolase family 65 protein, with protein sequence MLDLSVYSSQKNQQLINSTDWNVLETEFDPSRLHHQETVFTLGNGYLGTRGTFEEGYPHDSPATIIHGVYDDVAIATTELVNCPSWLPFVVKVAGERFRMDSGEILHYERRLDLRLGIVSRDVRWRSPSGHTVEFHFERFASLANQHCLAIRCQITSVDFEGEIEVEVGFHPEPRTQAVKHWQTLKQGGLDNLIWLHSQTLHSAIELGMAAKLIVEGEEVASVHVNQVKDYSPTLVTTLQVEPEKTVTLEKIVTLYTSREIPTPAEAALIRLVAAPSYSTLLAAHIAAWERVWQDSDVVIEGDRFSQLSIRYNLFQLLAVAPRYDDRVSIPPKTLSGFAYSGHIFWDTEIFILPLLIHTQPALARNLLTYRYHTLRGARRKAQEMGYRGAMYAWESASTGDEVTPRWVPGPNGEQVRIWCGDIEVHINTDVAYAAWQYWQTTGDDEWMRDCGAEIILDTAVFWESRVEWNQQRHCYDIRDTIGPDENHDRVDNNAFTNVMVQWHLQTALALWDWLVKSYPDTSVQLAQKLYLQPEQLELWGDIANHLYINQDLVTGLIEQFEGFFNLEDVNLADYEPRTKSMQGLLGVEATSQKQILKQPDVLMLMYLLRDRFDRKTLKTNWDYYSPRTDHSYGSSLGPAIHAILACDLNQPAEAYTHFMRAAMVDLADVRRNAHEGIHAASAGGVWQAIIFGFAGVRLTNFGPIACPNLPPNWTRLKFRLKWRNEWHEFDLTA encoded by the coding sequence TCTCCAGCAACCATCATTCATGGAGTTTATGATGATGTGGCGATCGCTACTACTGAACTAGTTAACTGCCCCAGCTGGCTACCGTTTGTGGTGAAAGTAGCAGGAGAGCGCTTTCGCATGGACAGTGGAGAAATCCTGCACTACGAACGTCGCCTCGATTTGCGTTTAGGTATAGTCAGCCGAGATGTGCGGTGGCGCAGTCCCTCAGGACATACTGTAGAATTTCATTTTGAGCGGTTTGCTAGTCTAGCAAATCAACATTGTTTGGCAATCAGATGTCAAATTACATCTGTAGATTTTGAGGGCGAAATTGAGGTTGAAGTTGGATTTCATCCTGAGCCACGCACTCAAGCTGTAAAACATTGGCAAACTTTGAAGCAAGGTGGCTTAGATAATCTGATCTGGCTGCACAGTCAAACTCTCCATTCTGCTATCGAACTTGGCATGGCAGCTAAGTTGATAGTAGAAGGAGAAGAAGTTGCATCGGTACACGTAAATCAGGTTAAAGATTATAGCCCGACGCTAGTAACAACTTTGCAAGTAGAACCAGAAAAGACTGTTACTCTAGAAAAGATTGTTACTCTCTACACCTCACGGGAAATACCAACTCCTGCCGAAGCAGCGTTAATTCGACTCGTCGCTGCACCCAGCTATTCAACCTTGTTAGCAGCGCACATTGCTGCATGGGAGAGGGTTTGGCAAGATAGCGATGTGGTCATAGAAGGCGATCGCTTCTCGCAGTTGAGCATCCGCTACAATCTGTTTCAGCTACTTGCGGTTGCACCCCGTTATGACGATAGAGTTAGTATTCCTCCCAAAACCCTTTCCGGTTTTGCTTATAGCGGACATATCTTTTGGGACACGGAAATTTTTATTCTGCCTTTGTTGATCCACACTCAGCCTGCCTTAGCGCGTAACTTACTTACCTATCGCTACCACACTTTACGGGGAGCGCGACGCAAAGCCCAAGAAATGGGATACAGAGGAGCAATGTATGCTTGGGAAAGTGCCAGCACTGGTGATGAAGTGACTCCCAGGTGGGTACCAGGGCCAAATGGCGAACAAGTCCGGATCTGGTGCGGCGATATTGAGGTACACATTAATACTGATGTGGCTTATGCTGCTTGGCAATACTGGCAAACCACAGGTGATGATGAATGGATGCGCGACTGTGGCGCGGAAATAATTTTAGATACGGCAGTGTTCTGGGAAAGTCGGGTAGAGTGGAACCAGCAGCGCCATTGTTATGACATTCGCGATACAATCGGCCCTGATGAAAACCACGATCGCGTAGACAATAATGCCTTTACCAATGTAATGGTGCAGTGGCACTTGCAAACTGCTTTGGCATTGTGGGATTGGCTAGTGAAGTCCTATCCCGACACTTCAGTACAATTGGCACAAAAGCTTTACTTGCAGCCAGAACAGCTCGAACTGTGGGGTGACATTGCCAATCATCTCTACATAAATCAAGATTTGGTAACTGGTTTGATTGAGCAGTTTGAAGGCTTCTTTAATTTAGAAGATGTTAATTTAGCTGACTACGAACCCCGTACCAAATCAATGCAAGGTTTGCTAGGAGTAGAAGCCACCAGCCAAAAGCAGATTCTTAAGCAGCCGGATGTGTTGATGCTAATGTATCTGTTGCGCGATCGCTTCGACCGTAAAACCCTAAAAACCAATTGGGATTATTACAGCCCCCGTACCGATCATAGCTATGGTTCCTCTCTCGGCCCTGCAATTCACGCTATTTTGGCTTGCGATCTCAATCAGCCAGCCGAAGCCTACACCCACTTTATGCGGGCAGCAATGGTAGATTTAGCGGACGTGCGTCGTAACGCCCACGAAGGAATCCACGCCGCTAGTGCTGGGGGAGTGTGGCAAGCAATCATCTTCGGCTTTGCTGGTGTACGGTTGACAAACTTTGGCCCCATAGCATGTCCAAATCTTCCTCCCAACTGGACGCGCCTAAAATTCCGACTCAAATGGCGCAACGAATGGCATGAGTTTGATTTGACTGCGTAA